In Clostridium sp. SY8519, one genomic interval encodes:
- a CDS encoding MBL fold metallo-hydrolase: protein MAGNLRVMEYTVGEVMTNCYFIVNEKTMETLIVDPGAQADLLIDRIRSEKLTPVAVLLTHGHFDHVGAVQAIKEEFQIPVYAHEAEKQTLEDPQMNLTGLWSRHPRKFSADIYVRDGQVLELAGFTIRVLLTPGHTPGGCCYYFEGNKVLASGDSLFCGSIGRTDFPGGSMSSLVRSVKEKLLELPGDTEVLPGHERRTTIGYERQYNPYLG, encoded by the coding sequence ATGGCAGGCAATCTGCGCGTGATGGAATATACAGTAGGCGAGGTAATGACCAACTGCTACTTTATCGTGAACGAAAAGACCATGGAGACCCTGATTGTGGATCCGGGCGCCCAGGCGGATCTTCTGATTGACCGGATCCGTTCGGAGAAGCTGACGCCGGTAGCAGTGCTTCTGACCCACGGGCACTTTGACCATGTGGGCGCGGTACAGGCGATCAAGGAGGAATTCCAGATCCCGGTCTATGCCCATGAAGCAGAAAAACAGACCCTGGAAGATCCGCAGATGAATCTGACGGGACTCTGGAGCAGACATCCCCGGAAGTTTTCCGCGGATATTTACGTCAGGGATGGACAGGTGCTGGAACTGGCCGGGTTTACCATCCGTGTGCTGCTGACGCCGGGGCATACGCCGGGAGGCTGCTGCTATTATTTTGAAGGCAATAAGGTACTGGCCAGCGGGGATTCCCTGTTCTGCGGATCCATCGGACGGACGGATTTTCCGGGGGGCAGCATGAGCAGCCTGGTAAGAAGCGTCAAGGAAAAACTGCTGGAACTGCCGGGAGATACAGAAGTGCTGCCGGGCCACGAACGGCGCACCACCATTGGCTATGAGAGACAGTACAATCCGTATCTCGGATAG